From Vogesella sp. XCS3, the proteins below share one genomic window:
- a CDS encoding 50S ribosome-binding protein YggL: MTNPNSPNRLKRLSPRQRKKLRVGEFQELGFTVVAALAGLDDAANDAFLNGWLEAVDAQGVSFGGHFSDGQLDGIVFPVNGVKVTAEVQAALAAWLKGRSEVSGVEVSGLLDVWHSAW; encoded by the coding sequence ATGACCAACCCGAACTCGCCAAACCGTCTGAAACGCCTGTCGCCACGCCAACGCAAGAAACTGCGCGTGGGCGAGTTCCAGGAGCTGGGCTTTACCGTGGTCGCCGCGCTGGCAGGCCTGGACGATGCGGCCAACGATGCGTTCCTGAATGGCTGGCTGGAAGCGGTAGACGCGCAAGGCGTGAGCTTTGGTGGCCACTTTAGCGATGGCCAGCTGGATGGCATCGTGTTCCCGGTAAACGGCGTGAAAGTAACCGCCGAAGTGCAGGCTGCACTGGCTGCCTGGCTGAAAGGCCGCAGCGAAGTATCCGGCGTAGAAGTCAGCGGCCTGCTGGACGTATGGCATAGCGCCTGGTAA
- a CDS encoding nucleoside-diphosphate sugar epimerase/dehydratase — MLEKLLSFSRHHKMALLMLLDALLLPLAMWSAVLLRLGGNWDPKLDPYLWIFAVPPLWVLPIFIKLGLYRAVLKFLDDRIVYTVFVGVSLSVLVLMAVILMAGIGAFPRTSIIIFWVFAMAYIGGSRFLLRGVVRRIDALDAPRRPVLIYGAGRAGLQLMAGLLEGREYRPMAFVDDNPQLWRRTFRGLAVHGPHELPQLLQDTEAELILLAIPSASRGRHREILEKLEPLHVPIKRLPGMADLVSGEVRVTELREVGIDDLLGRDPVPPQPELLAANIAGKVVMVTGAGGSIGSELCRQIVRQKPARIVLFEASEYALYAIDQELAKLAPAVPRVPFLGSVTDYPRLLAVLQGMRVDTVYHAAAYKHVPMVEHNPVAGIVNNAFGTDTCARAAEDAGVATFVLISTDKAVRPTNVMGATKRLAELALQARHAAGSRTRFVMVRFGNVLGSSGSVVPLFKQQIASGGPVTLTHPEITRYFMTIPEAAQLVIQAGAMGQGGDVFVLDMGEPVRIIDLARRMIHLSGLQVRDERNPQGDVEIRCTGLRPGEKLYEELLIGDNVLPTDHPRILRAQEYHLAPAELAQHMAALRAACDALDAAQAFALMQGVVHEFKAAEATVDWLVQARR, encoded by the coding sequence ATGCTGGAAAAACTGCTTTCCTTCTCGCGCCACCACAAGATGGCGCTGCTGATGCTGCTGGATGCGCTGCTGCTGCCGCTGGCGATGTGGAGCGCAGTGCTGCTGCGCCTGGGCGGCAACTGGGACCCGAAGCTGGACCCGTATCTGTGGATTTTCGCCGTGCCGCCGCTGTGGGTGTTGCCCATCTTCATCAAGCTGGGCCTGTACCGTGCGGTGCTGAAGTTTCTGGACGACCGCATCGTCTACACCGTGTTTGTCGGCGTGTCGCTGTCGGTGCTGGTGCTGATGGCGGTGATCCTGATGGCGGGTATTGGCGCCTTTCCGCGCACCTCCATCATCATCTTCTGGGTGTTCGCCATGGCCTACATCGGCGGCAGCCGCTTCCTGCTGCGCGGGGTGGTGCGCCGTATCGACGCGCTGGACGCGCCGCGCCGGCCGGTGCTGATCTACGGTGCCGGCCGCGCCGGCCTGCAGCTGATGGCCGGCCTGCTGGAAGGGCGCGAGTACCGCCCGATGGCGTTTGTGGACGATAACCCGCAGCTGTGGCGCCGCACCTTCCGCGGCCTGGCGGTGCACGGCCCGCACGAGCTGCCGCAGCTGCTGCAGGACACCGAGGCCGAGCTGATCCTGCTGGCCATCCCGTCGGCCAGCCGTGGCCGCCACCGCGAGATACTGGAAAAACTGGAACCGCTGCACGTGCCGATCAAGCGCCTGCCGGGCATGGCAGACCTGGTATCCGGCGAGGTGCGCGTCACCGAGCTGCGAGAGGTGGGCATCGACGACCTGTTGGGCCGCGACCCGGTACCGCCGCAGCCCGAGCTGCTGGCGGCCAACATCGCCGGCAAGGTGGTGATGGTCACCGGCGCGGGCGGGTCGATTGGCTCCGAGCTGTGCCGCCAGATCGTGCGGCAGAAGCCGGCGCGCATCGTGCTGTTCGAGGCCAGCGAGTACGCGCTGTACGCCATCGACCAGGAGCTGGCCAAGCTGGCGCCGGCGGTGCCGCGGGTACCGTTCCTGGGCAGCGTTACCGACTACCCGCGCCTGCTGGCGGTACTGCAGGGCATGCGCGTGGACACCGTCTACCACGCTGCCGCCTACAAGCACGTGCCGATGGTGGAACACAACCCGGTGGCCGGTATCGTCAACAACGCCTTTGGCACCGACACCTGCGCCCGCGCCGCCGAAGACGCCGGCGTGGCCACTTTTGTGCTGATCTCTACCGACAAGGCCGTGCGGCCAACCAATGTGATGGGCGCCACCAAACGCCTGGCCGAGCTCGCGCTGCAGGCGCGCCACGCGGCCGGCAGCCGCACCCGCTTCGTGATGGTGCGTTTTGGCAATGTGCTGGGCAGTTCCGGCTCGGTGGTGCCGCTGTTCAAGCAGCAGATCGCCAGCGGCGGCCCAGTGACGCTGACGCACCCGGAGATTACCCGCTACTTCATGACCATTCCCGAGGCGGCGCAGTTGGTGATCCAGGCTGGCGCGATGGGGCAGGGCGGCGACGTGTTCGTGCTGGACATGGGCGAGCCGGTACGCATCATCGACCTGGCGCGGCGCATGATTCATCTGTCCGGCTTGCAGGTGCGCGACGAGCGCAACCCGCAAGGCGACGTGGAGATTCGCTGCACCGGCCTGCGCCCGGGTGAAAAGCTGTACGAAGAGCTGCTGATCGGCGACAACGTGCTGCCTACCGACCACCCGCGCATCCTGCGTGCGCAGGAATACCACCTGGCACCGGCCGAGCTGGCACAGCATATGGCGGCCTTGCGTGCGGCGTGCGATGCGCTGGACGCGGCACAGGCCTTTGCGCTGATGCAGGGCGTGGTGCACGAGTTCAAAGCGGCCGAGGCCACCGTGGACTGGCTGGTACAGGCGCGGCGCTAG
- the aspA gene encoding aspartate ammonia-lyase: MTTRLEHDLLGDREVPAHAYWGVHTLRAIENFPITGQTIASYGDLIRALAVIKQAAALANHQLGILADHHKEAIVLACEEIRAGKLHDQFVVDVIQGGAGTSTNMNANEVIANRALELLGHAKGEYQHLHPNEHVNMGQSTNDVYPTALRLATFWGVQRLLAAMARLRDAFDDKADEFADVLKMGRTQLQDAVPMTLGQEFRTYAVMLGEDEQRLYEASALMLEINLGATAIGTGITAHPDYTPLVCQKLSALTGLALETAPNLIEATQDCGAFVQLSGVLKRVAVKLSKSCNDLRLLSSGPRAGLGEINLPARQAGSSIMPGKVNPVIPEVVTQVAYEVIGNDMTVTMAAEAGQLQLNAFEPVIAYSLFRSVSHLAAACDTLRDNCVVGITANRDYLLDTVHRSVGLVTALNPYIGYAAATEVATEAHQSGGSVYDIVLRRGLLTREQLDTVLQPAALTSPCWLTL, encoded by the coding sequence ATGACCACCCGCCTGGAACACGATCTGCTGGGGGACCGCGAGGTCCCGGCACACGCCTACTGGGGCGTGCACACCCTGCGTGCTATCGAAAACTTCCCTATCACCGGCCAGACCATCGCCAGCTACGGCGACCTGATCCGTGCATTGGCGGTGATCAAACAGGCTGCCGCGCTGGCTAACCACCAGCTGGGCATTCTGGCCGATCACCACAAGGAAGCCATCGTGCTGGCCTGCGAGGAAATCCGCGCCGGCAAGCTGCACGACCAGTTTGTGGTAGACGTGATCCAGGGCGGTGCTGGCACCTCCACCAATATGAACGCCAACGAGGTGATCGCCAACCGCGCGCTGGAGCTGTTGGGCCACGCCAAGGGCGAGTACCAGCACCTGCACCCCAACGAACATGTGAACATGGGGCAGAGCACCAACGACGTGTACCCCACCGCGCTGCGCCTGGCCACCTTCTGGGGCGTACAGCGCCTGCTGGCGGCGATGGCGCGCCTGCGCGACGCCTTCGACGACAAGGCCGACGAATTTGCCGACGTGCTGAAGATGGGGCGTACCCAGCTGCAGGACGCGGTACCGATGACGCTGGGCCAGGAATTCCGCACCTACGCCGTGATGCTGGGTGAAGACGAACAACGCCTGTACGAAGCCAGCGCGCTGATGCTGGAAATCAACCTGGGTGCCACCGCCATCGGCACCGGCATTACCGCGCACCCGGACTACACCCCGCTGGTATGCCAGAAGCTGTCGGCGCTCACTGGCCTGGCGCTGGAAACCGCGCCCAACCTGATCGAAGCCACCCAGGACTGCGGCGCCTTCGTGCAGCTGTCTGGTGTGCTGAAGCGCGTGGCGGTGAAGCTATCCAAGAGCTGCAACGACTTGCGCCTGCTGTCGTCCGGCCCGCGTGCCGGCCTGGGCGAAATCAACTTGCCGGCGCGCCAGGCTGGCTCGTCCATCATGCCGGGCAAGGTGAACCCGGTGATTCCGGAAGTGGTGACCCAGGTGGCTTACGAGGTGATCGGCAACGACATGACCGTCACTATGGCGGCGGAAGCCGGCCAACTGCAGCTGAACGCCTTCGAGCCGGTGATTGCCTACAGCCTGTTCCGCAGCGTGAGCCACCTGGCCGCCGCCTGCGACACGCTGCGCGACAACTGCGTGGTAGGCATTACCGCCAACCGCGACTACCTGCTGGACACCGTGCACCGCTCGGTAGGCCTGGTCACCGCGCTGAACCCCTATATCGGCTACGCCGCCGCCACCGAGGTGGCCACCGAAGCCCACCAGAGCGGCGGCAGCGTGTACGACATCGTGCTGCGCCGTGGCCTGCTGACCCGCGAGCAGCTGGACACCGTGCTGCAGCCGGCAGCCCTGACCAGCCCGTGCTGGCTCACGCTGTAA
- a CDS encoding DegT/DnrJ/EryC1/StrS aminotransferase family protein, whose protein sequence is MFEQKFLPFALPDIGEDEINEVVDALRSGWVTTGPKTRQFEADFAAYIGGGVEAIAVNSATAGLHLALEAVGVKEGDEVIVPSYTFTATAEVVRYLGAHPVCVDVDAATFNIRPDAIRAAITDKTRAIIPVHFAGLACDMDAIIAIAREHGLKVVEDAAHAMPTYYKGTLVGALDSDVTVFSFYANKTMTTGEGGMVVSRHADIIARCKVMRLHGISRDAFDRYTSKTPAWYYEVVAPGYKYNMPDTAAAMGIHQLKKIDAFLQKREAMAARYDAELAGLPLTLPAHPADAGSNHAWHLYPVRLQPQAGISRDDFIVKMAELGIGCSVHFIPLHRQPVWRDTYGLTREQFPVADAAFEAEVTLPLYTRMSDDDQTRVIAAVRQLLGQ, encoded by the coding sequence ATGTTTGAGCAGAAATTCCTCCCCTTCGCCCTGCCGGATATCGGCGAGGACGAGATCAATGAAGTGGTCGACGCACTGCGTTCCGGCTGGGTGACCACCGGCCCGAAAACCCGCCAGTTCGAGGCGGATTTTGCTGCCTACATTGGCGGCGGGGTGGAGGCCATCGCGGTGAATTCCGCCACCGCCGGCCTGCACCTGGCGCTGGAAGCGGTGGGGGTGAAAGAGGGCGACGAGGTGATCGTGCCCAGCTACACCTTTACCGCCACCGCCGAGGTGGTGCGCTACCTGGGCGCGCACCCGGTGTGTGTGGACGTGGACGCTGCCACCTTCAACATCCGTCCGGACGCCATCCGCGCCGCCATCACCGACAAGACCCGCGCCATCATTCCGGTGCACTTTGCCGGCCTGGCCTGCGATATGGACGCCATCATCGCCATCGCGCGTGAGCACGGGCTGAAGGTGGTGGAAGACGCCGCCCACGCCATGCCCACCTACTACAAGGGCACGCTGGTGGGGGCGCTGGATTCCGACGTGACGGTGTTCAGCTTCTACGCCAACAAGACCATGACCACCGGCGAAGGCGGCATGGTGGTATCGCGCCACGCCGACATCATCGCCCGCTGCAAGGTAATGCGCCTGCACGGCATCAGCCGCGACGCTTTCGACCGCTATACCTCCAAGACCCCGGCCTGGTACTACGAAGTGGTGGCCCCGGGCTACAAGTACAATATGCCGGATACCGCCGCGGCGATGGGCATCCACCAGCTGAAGAAGATCGACGCTTTCCTGCAAAAGCGCGAGGCGATGGCCGCGCGCTACGACGCCGAGCTGGCCGGCTTGCCGCTGACCCTGCCCGCGCACCCGGCCGACGCCGGCAGCAACCACGCCTGGCACCTGTACCCGGTGCGCCTGCAGCCGCAGGCCGGCATCAGCCGCGATGATTTCATCGTGAAAATGGCCGAACTGGGCATTGGCTGCTCGGTGCATTTCATTCCGCTGCACCGCCAGCCGGTATGGCGCGACACCTACGGCCTGACGCGCGAGCAGTTCCCGGTGGCCGACGCGGCGTTTGAAGCCGAAGTGACGCTGCCGCTGTACACCCGCATGAGCGACGACGACCAGACCCGCGTCATCGCCGCCGTGCGTCAGCTGCTGGGGCAGTGA
- a CDS encoding DUF2164 domain-containing protein, with translation MKSDERYLTQPQLAELASQVQQYLEGEHEVELGGFDAQALVLLVADRIGPAIYNKALADARSALDTRMESLQSALWELERS, from the coding sequence ATGAAAAGCGATGAACGCTATCTGACCCAGCCGCAGCTGGCAGAACTGGCCAGCCAGGTACAACAGTATCTGGAGGGTGAGCACGAGGTAGAGCTGGGTGGTTTTGACGCCCAGGCGCTGGTGTTGCTGGTGGCCGACCGTATTGGCCCGGCCATCTATAACAAGGCGCTGGCCGATGCACGCAGTGCGCTGGATACGCGCATGGAGTCGCTACAGTCTGCCTTGTGGGAGCTGGAGCGCAGCTAG
- a CDS encoding PadR family transcriptional regulator translates to MKTQLRKGTLEMCVLAVLARHDSYVYEIVSTLAQSMDISEGTIYPLMRRLQGDDWVSTYLVESASGPARKYYRLTPAGGEALAAMRREWGSFVAEINAVLGQPRPEGDTP, encoded by the coding sequence ATGAAGACGCAATTACGCAAAGGCACGCTGGAGATGTGCGTGCTGGCGGTGCTGGCCCGGCACGATAGCTATGTGTACGAGATCGTCAGCACGCTGGCGCAAAGCATGGACATCAGCGAAGGCACCATCTACCCGCTGATGCGGCGGCTGCAGGGCGACGACTGGGTCAGCACCTATCTGGTGGAGTCGGCCAGCGGGCCGGCGCGCAAGTACTACCGGCTGACGCCGGCCGGTGGCGAGGCGCTGGCCGCCATGCGCCGGGAATGGGGCAGCTTCGTTGCCGAGATCAATGCCGTGCTGGGGCAGCCCCGGCCAGAAGGAGACACACCATGA
- a CDS encoding LysR family transcriptional regulator — protein sequence METRWLEDFLVLAETGSFTRSAELRHLTQPAFSRRIKALENWLGADLIDRTTWPTRLTPAGELLQEKARLLVGELSSTRSLLRGLQQADAATLTLAVPHTLSFGFVPRWLADEQATLGEVAWRLLAHNVHDAVIALTEGNADLLLCYHHPRHPVELPDSRYQGLCLGSETLQPFSRAERGQPLWQLPGSDGAPLPFLAYGPNAYFRRMVELIIERAPQPCLLQQRFETDMAEGLKAMVLEGHGVAFLPQSAVQRELAAGQLAAAGGEAWSLQMEIRVYRDARRELPQLDALWQGLAARYPAV from the coding sequence ATGGAAACCCGCTGGCTGGAAGACTTTCTGGTATTGGCCGAAACCGGCAGCTTCACCCGCTCGGCCGAGCTGCGCCATCTGACGCAGCCGGCGTTTTCCCGCCGCATCAAGGCGCTGGAAAACTGGTTGGGCGCCGACCTGATCGACCGCACCACCTGGCCGACGCGGCTCACGCCGGCCGGCGAGCTGCTGCAGGAAAAAGCGCGCCTGCTGGTAGGCGAGCTGTCCAGCACGCGCAGCCTGCTGCGCGGCTTGCAGCAGGCCGACGCGGCCACGCTCACGCTGGCGGTGCCGCATACGCTGTCGTTCGGCTTCGTGCCGCGCTGGCTGGCGGACGAGCAGGCCACGTTGGGCGAGGTAGCCTGGCGCCTGCTGGCGCATAACGTGCACGACGCGGTGATTGCGCTGACCGAGGGCAACGCCGACCTGTTGCTGTGCTACCACCACCCGCGCCACCCGGTAGAGCTGCCGGACAGCCGCTACCAGGGCTTGTGTCTGGGCAGCGAAACGCTGCAGCCGTTCAGCCGTGCCGAGCGCGGCCAACCCTTGTGGCAGCTGCCCGGCAGCGACGGCGCGCCGCTGCCGTTTCTGGCCTACGGCCCCAATGCCTACTTTCGCCGCATGGTGGAGCTGATCATCGAACGCGCGCCGCAGCCCTGCCTGCTGCAGCAGCGCTTCGAAACCGACATGGCCGAAGGCCTGAAGGCCATGGTGCTGGAAGGCCACGGCGTGGCGTTTTTGCCGCAGAGCGCGGTGCAGCGCGAGCTGGCCGCCGGGCAGCTGGCCGCCGCCGGCGGCGAGGCGTGGTCGCTGCAAATGGAAATCCGCGTATACCGCGATGCGCGGCGCGAGCTGCCGCAGCTGGATGCGCTGTGGCAAGGGTTGGCCGCACGCTACCCGGCGGTGTGA
- a CDS encoding sugar transferase, giving the protein MRDPQQDRQSAASGPGAMSPDTLRPTLAARPGSALAKRLFDLVAVLAGLWLIWPLLLAIALWVKLDSPGPVFFRQVRVGRGGQLFRIHKFRTMKIGAEAAGQLTVGADQRVTRAGHLLRKTKLDELPQLLDVLYGDMSLVGPRPEVPKYVAHYPDSVKDIVLSVRPGITDWASIRMIDENEILGKAADPERAYIEQVLPEKLGYYVRYAQSHTLAGDVQIIVATLLKIVTR; this is encoded by the coding sequence ATGCGCGATCCGCAACAAGACCGCCAAAGCGCCGCCAGCGGCCCGGGCGCCATGTCTCCAGACACGCTGCGGCCAACGTTGGCCGCACGCCCCGGCTCGGCGCTGGCCAAGCGCCTGTTCGACCTGGTGGCGGTGCTGGCCGGCCTGTGGCTGATCTGGCCGCTGCTGTTGGCCATCGCGCTGTGGGTAAAGCTGGATTCGCCCGGCCCGGTGTTCTTCCGCCAGGTGCGGGTAGGGCGCGGCGGCCAGCTGTTCCGCATCCACAAGTTCCGCACCATGAAGATCGGTGCCGAAGCCGCCGGCCAGCTGACGGTGGGTGCCGACCAGCGCGTCACGCGCGCCGGCCACCTGCTGCGCAAGACCAAGCTGGACGAGCTGCCGCAGCTGCTGGACGTGCTGTACGGCGACATGAGCCTGGTGGGCCCGCGCCCCGAGGTGCCCAAATACGTGGCGCACTACCCGGATAGCGTGAAGGACATCGTGCTGTCGGTACGCCCCGGCATTACCGACTGGGCGTCGATCCGCATGATCGACGAGAACGAAATACTGGGCAAAGCCGCCGACCCGGAACGCGCCTATATCGAGCAGGTACTGCCGGAAAAGCTGGGCTACTACGTGCGCTACGCACAAAGCCACACACTGGCCGGCGACGTGCAGATTATCGTTGCTACCTTGCTGAAGATTGTTACCCGCTGA
- a CDS encoding dicarboxylate/amino acid:cation symporter, which produces MKLNRLTKMILAAMVLGIIAGYGWREVAGSEEAIKSFADQLSILTDIFLRLIKMIIAPLVFSTLVVGIARMGDSATVGRIGAKAMGWFVTASLVSLVLGLIMVNLLKPGVGLSLPLPEVTASSGIEKGALTLKDFISHLIPKSVFDALAKNEILAIVVFSLFFGTAASAIGDKAKGLIDAIDAVAHIMLKVTGYVMNFAPFAVFAAIAGMVAKEGLGILSTYGSFMAQFYLSLGLLWLALLGMGSLFLKRRVLELLRAIREPALLAFSTASSEAAYPKTLDRLKRFGCSDRIASFVLPMGYSFNLDGSMMYCTFATIFIAQAYGIDLSLSQEITMLLILMVTSKGMAGVPRASLVVIAATLAQFNIPEAGLLLLLGVDHFLDMGRSATNVLGNAIAACVVAKSEKELGAAQPVLDEDDDIDPQPRREPELEPAFAKRG; this is translated from the coding sequence GTGAAACTTAATCGATTGACCAAGATGATCCTGGCCGCCATGGTGCTGGGTATCATTGCCGGCTACGGCTGGCGTGAAGTGGCTGGTAGCGAAGAGGCGATCAAATCGTTTGCCGACCAGCTATCCATTCTGACCGACATCTTCCTGCGCCTGATCAAGATGATCATTGCGCCGCTGGTGTTCTCCACCCTGGTGGTGGGTATTGCCCGCATGGGTGATTCGGCTACCGTTGGCCGCATCGGTGCCAAAGCCATGGGCTGGTTTGTGACTGCCTCGCTGGTATCGCTGGTGCTGGGCCTGATCATGGTGAACCTGCTGAAGCCGGGCGTGGGCCTGAGCCTGCCGCTGCCGGAGGTGACCGCCAGCTCGGGTATCGAGAAAGGCGCGCTGACGCTGAAAGACTTCATCAGCCACCTGATTCCGAAGAGCGTGTTTGACGCATTGGCCAAGAACGAGATCCTGGCCATCGTGGTGTTCTCGCTGTTCTTCGGTACCGCAGCCTCGGCTATCGGCGACAAGGCCAAAGGCCTGATCGACGCTATCGACGCCGTGGCGCACATCATGCTGAAAGTCACCGGCTACGTGATGAACTTTGCCCCCTTTGCCGTGTTTGCCGCGATTGCCGGCATGGTGGCCAAGGAAGGCCTGGGCATTCTGTCTACCTACGGCAGCTTCATGGCGCAGTTCTACCTGTCGCTGGGCCTGCTGTGGCTGGCACTGCTGGGCATGGGGTCGCTGTTCCTGAAGCGCCGCGTACTGGAGCTGCTGCGCGCCATTCGCGAGCCGGCACTGCTGGCGTTTTCTACCGCCAGCTCGGAAGCCGCCTACCCGAAAACCCTGGACCGCCTGAAGCGTTTTGGTTGTAGCGACCGCATCGCCAGCTTTGTGCTGCCGATGGGCTACTCGTTCAACCTGGACGGCTCGATGATGTACTGCACCTTTGCCACCATCTTCATCGCCCAGGCCTATGGTATCGACCTGAGCCTGTCGCAGGAAATCACCATGCTGCTGATCCTGATGGTGACCTCCAAAGGCATGGCCGGTGTGCCGCGTGCTTCGCTGGTGGTGATTGCCGCCACGCTGGCGCAGTTCAATATTCCGGAAGCCGGCCTGCTGCTGCTGCTGGGTGTGGACCACTTCCTGGATATGGGCCGCTCCGCGACTAACGTACTGGGCAACGCCATTGCCGCCTGCGTGGTCGCCAAGAGCGAAAAAGAGCTGGGCGCTGCCCAGCCGGTGCTGGACGAAGACGACGACATCGACCCGCAGCCGCGCCGCGAGCCCGAGCTGGAACCGGCATTTGCCAAACGGGGCTAA
- a CDS encoding DUF1700 domain-containing protein: MNREQYLQRLAAALGKLGPAERDEILADYRAYFDDAAADGRSEAEVCAALGEPERLARELTAERKLADWEADKSPANMKQALGALAGLGVLNVLLAFPYLFLLTWLASLWLGAVGMLVAGLLITGGWASHSVFGWPSLDNIVVNDSGVGPWLIAAGPRDGQPPHIRIESDHGETVRIEPDPASGKLVIEARDGDEHFRLERDASGQLSQLRIGDGVDSIELSGLPKASSGSVLVLGLVLTLLGLIGSILGWKVLRWVWHGTGRWLRWQQRLVAGEAAVR; encoded by the coding sequence ATGAACCGTGAACAGTATCTGCAAAGGTTGGCCGCCGCACTGGGCAAACTCGGCCCGGCCGAACGCGACGAGATCCTGGCCGACTACCGCGCCTATTTTGACGACGCCGCCGCCGATGGCCGCAGCGAGGCCGAGGTGTGCGCCGCGCTGGGCGAGCCGGAACGCCTGGCGCGCGAGCTCACCGCCGAGCGCAAGCTGGCCGACTGGGAGGCCGACAAAAGCCCGGCCAATATGAAGCAGGCGCTGGGTGCGCTGGCCGGCCTGGGCGTGCTGAACGTGCTGCTGGCTTTTCCCTACCTGTTCTTGCTGACCTGGCTGGCTAGCCTGTGGCTGGGGGCGGTCGGCATGCTGGTAGCCGGTTTGCTGATTACCGGCGGCTGGGCCAGCCATAGCGTGTTCGGCTGGCCGTCGCTGGACAATATCGTGGTGAACGACAGCGGCGTCGGCCCGTGGCTCATCGCTGCCGGCCCGCGCGATGGCCAGCCGCCACACATACGCATTGAAAGCGATCATGGTGAAACGGTGCGCATCGAACCGGACCCCGCCAGCGGCAAGCTGGTGATAGAAGCGCGCGACGGCGACGAGCACTTCCGCCTGGAGCGCGACGCCAGTGGCCAGTTGTCGCAGCTGCGTATCGGTGACGGTGTCGACAGCATCGAGCTGAGCGGCTTGCCCAAAGCGTCCTCTGGCAGCGTACTGGTACTGGGGCTGGTGCTGACCCTGCTGGGGCTGATCGGCAGCATACTGGGCTGGAAAGTGTTGCGCTGGGTGTGGCACGGCACCGGCCGCTGGCTACGCTGGCAGCAGCGCCTGGTAGCGGGCGAGGCGGCAGTACGGTAG
- a CDS encoding GFA family protein yields the protein MSRPEQTYRGSCHCGAVQFEITTDFPELTMCDCSLCRKKNALMVKVHESRFTLLAGAEQLAEYQFHTHTARHFFCKVCGIYPFHRKRVTPDNFGINVFCLDDFDPAGIPVRQAVGAAMP from the coding sequence ATGAGCCGACCGGAACAGACTTACCGCGGCAGCTGCCACTGCGGCGCCGTGCAGTTCGAGATCACCACCGACTTTCCCGAACTGACCATGTGCGACTGCTCGCTGTGTCGCAAGAAAAACGCGCTGATGGTGAAGGTGCACGAGAGCCGTTTCACTTTGCTGGCCGGTGCCGAGCAGCTGGCCGAGTACCAGTTTCATACCCATACCGCCCGCCATTTCTTTTGCAAGGTGTGCGGCATTTACCCGTTCCACCGCAAGCGCGTGACGCCGGATAACTTCGGTATCAACGTGTTTTGCCTGGATGATTTCGACCCGGCCGGCATTCCGGTGCGCCAGGCCGTTGGCGCGGCCATGCCTTGA